In Armatimonadota bacterium, a single genomic region encodes these proteins:
- a CDS encoding ATP-grasp domain-containing protein: protein MAQYQVGILGGGQLARMSIIAAHQLGVKAVSLDPDSNSPAAQVGPFIVGSITNPDDIAKVMRCCEFVTFENEFIPAEAMRQACRQATFSPERVTPSIETLEVIQDKLTQRRTLLAQGVPSPRALSAADARELGFPCVLKSRFGGYDGKGTRYARDEAEYESILEQIEVEQWLAEEFVPFKRELAVMVCAGDEMSCFPTMVTEQKNHVCDLVYNVEDEITQERGAQVAMAAVAALNAKGLYGVELFELEDGTISVNEIAPRPHNSGHYTLDWGAMSQFEAHILLTMGAFGTAHWGDKTCMANILGQSNSGDYLKALSEMTISHPEARMHWYGKAEAKPGRKMGHINVCAPAVSVEWARQARETFYRSWGTK, encoded by the coding sequence GTGGCGCAGTATCAGGTTGGAATCTTGGGTGGAGGGCAGCTCGCTCGGATGTCAATAATCGCCGCCCATCAGCTGGGGGTCAAAGCAGTCTCTCTTGATCCGGACTCAAATTCGCCTGCAGCTCAAGTAGGTCCGTTCATCGTCGGTTCAATCACCAATCCTGACGACATCGCCAAGGTGATGAGATGCTGCGAATTCGTGACTTTTGAGAACGAGTTCATTCCTGCGGAAGCAATGCGCCAGGCTTGCCGACAGGCAACCTTCTCACCAGAACGTGTGACTCCCAGTATCGAAACCCTGGAAGTCATCCAGGACAAACTCACTCAGCGAAGAACATTGTTGGCTCAGGGAGTTCCCTCCCCGAGAGCCCTCTCGGCGGCCGATGCCCGCGAGCTCGGGTTTCCTTGCGTTCTCAAGTCGCGTTTTGGTGGCTACGATGGAAAAGGAACTCGATACGCCCGAGACGAAGCAGAATACGAGTCGATTCTAGAGCAAATCGAAGTCGAACAGTGGCTCGCCGAAGAGTTTGTGCCTTTCAAACGTGAGCTGGCGGTCATGGTTTGTGCGGGTGATGAAATGAGCTGTTTTCCGACGATGGTCACTGAACAGAAGAACCATGTCTGTGATCTTGTCTACAACGTTGAAGATGAAATAACCCAAGAACGGGGGGCGCAGGTCGCGATGGCGGCGGTTGCCGCCCTAAATGCAAAGGGGTTGTACGGCGTTGAACTCTTCGAACTTGAAGACGGGACAATCAGCGTCAACGAAATTGCTCCACGCCCCCATAACTCAGGGCACTACACGCTGGATTGGGGCGCGATGTCTCAGTTTGAAGCGCATATTCTTTTGACCATGGGCGCTTTCGGAACTGCTCATTGGGGAGACAAGACGTGTATGGCAAACATCCTAGGACAGTCTAACTCCGGAGACTATCTGAAGGCCCTTAGCGAAATGACCATATCGCACCCCGAGGCGAGGATGCACTGGTATGGCAAAGCCGAAGCCAAACCAGGTCGCAAGATGGGACACATCAATGTGTGTGCTCCTGCTGTAAGCGTTGAGTGGGCTCGCCAAGCACGCGAGACATTCTATAGGTCCTGGGGGACTAAGTGA
- a CDS encoding FlgD immunoglobulin-like domain containing protein, whose product MSKFRNSRFFSAFLLGTAGVSSVYADWTDVCPPPPMTNRYSDDAGGQNLDNPLFEVSMGISGNSNWAADDDGGCFANAVNGNLAGRIGFGIGPEGTVRTALDNLMSITFGFQHLGSAVFGRMGYATIQQDGVSSRFGANGFSTTFEGESDTYFYARTTNGNVQIDLRADLVGDAARLDWTLANVDAANSHTVGMRFGQVLGLISAPPTPAVPTPEYYITIPGIKPPRTERRWNRLLDPSGYPSEVNFGFSRTQAYGLRVDNAASDATTDSADPSASQTPTDGFVLGQPLFLLGTTLGTPAADGVDAFPDVIFQEPISDVLMSDSPAFIQTWAPQNLAVGGSRKVVAFYRSTWSDAQYGKPYSVVVDPPKVVNLDPANSNAFENNPFPVRVWVDNNRGFSTIDKELPLQDVRVELLLPTGLTAVGGSTRTIARIDARRMVPIDFQVRVDDFAAGDLTYQVRVTPTPGPVKTITGQIKIVSQPRMQLRQNANLVTSPWTFSTPTWETILGLAPDADFRAFSYEPAQRRYIISSGPDRGKGQWLIVNQEQAITLGGSPSAPSDGAPRPDGSGGAPLITLQPGWNLVGNPYQTSIQLGQIVGSAASNSSGAFTFAELVQQGLVSGSLAYWDQDTATYKFIQKSSDSMEPQRGYWIYVYSAQNVVIRYPAVFTPFARKSNEPTWTQSDKQWRLQLAARTNASADDFNYIGLAGSATVAKNNVIEEPPIAPIDGAISMAVEKEVNGQATRLAQSLSDKAGRQEFKVSVFAKDAGPVTVTWPNLSTIPKNIRVRLVDTATGETRDLRKVSGYRFDATSASTREFKIQVETGAVSRAVIGNVVVTRNSRSTGGDASIRLTYSLAADATTTVRILKANGSEVMTISRGRADKAGQNEVVWNLMDQANRAQPPGTYRAEIVAEGQDGERVRKIVPIVISR is encoded by the coding sequence ATGAGCAAGTTTCGCAACAGTCGCTTTTTCTCAGCTTTTCTTCTAGGCACAGCAGGTGTGTCCTCGGTTTATGCCGACTGGACGGACGTTTGTCCGCCTCCTCCGATGACCAATCGATACTCCGACGATGCGGGTGGCCAAAACCTCGACAATCCATTGTTTGAAGTGTCGATGGGTATATCCGGCAACAGTAACTGGGCGGCAGATGATGACGGCGGTTGCTTTGCTAATGCTGTTAACGGAAACCTGGCGGGTCGAATCGGTTTCGGTATCGGGCCAGAAGGAACGGTTCGAACCGCTCTGGATAACCTGATGTCAATCACCTTCGGCTTCCAGCATCTTGGAAGTGCTGTCTTCGGACGAATGGGCTACGCGACCATACAACAAGATGGCGTAAGTTCGAGGTTCGGTGCAAACGGATTTTCGACGACGTTTGAAGGCGAATCAGATACATATTTTTATGCGCGGACGACGAACGGAAATGTTCAAATAGACCTGAGGGCTGACCTCGTCGGGGACGCAGCTCGCCTTGACTGGACCCTAGCAAATGTTGATGCTGCTAACTCGCATACCGTTGGTATGCGTTTTGGACAAGTATTGGGATTGATCTCAGCGCCACCCACCCCAGCAGTGCCTACACCGGAGTATTACATTACGATTCCCGGAATCAAGCCTCCTAGAACTGAACGACGATGGAACCGATTGTTAGACCCATCGGGTTATCCAAGTGAAGTCAATTTTGGATTCTCGCGCACTCAAGCATATGGCTTGAGAGTTGATAATGCAGCTTCAGATGCGACCACTGATTCAGCAGATCCATCCGCAAGCCAGACGCCGACCGATGGCTTTGTACTCGGACAGCCACTCTTCCTTCTCGGTACGACTCTCGGTACTCCCGCCGCAGACGGTGTAGATGCGTTCCCTGATGTCATCTTCCAAGAGCCAATTTCAGACGTGTTGATGTCTGACAGCCCAGCGTTCATCCAGACATGGGCTCCGCAAAACTTGGCGGTCGGTGGATCCAGAAAGGTTGTAGCCTTCTACCGCAGCACCTGGAGTGATGCACAGTATGGCAAGCCGTACTCGGTAGTCGTTGACCCTCCGAAGGTCGTCAACCTTGATCCTGCAAACTCCAACGCATTCGAAAACAACCCGTTCCCCGTTCGAGTCTGGGTGGATAACAATCGTGGATTCTCTACAATCGACAAGGAATTGCCACTGCAAGACGTACGAGTCGAGTTACTTCTCCCTACCGGTTTGACCGCAGTTGGCGGTTCGACGAGAACCATCGCTAGAATCGACGCCCGAAGAATGGTTCCAATCGACTTCCAAGTGCGAGTTGATGACTTTGCTGCAGGAGACCTGACTTACCAGGTGCGGGTAACACCGACGCCAGGCCCTGTCAAAACCATTACTGGTCAGATCAAAATCGTTTCTCAGCCCAGGATGCAGTTGAGGCAAAATGCGAACCTGGTGACGTCACCGTGGACGTTCTCCACTCCGACCTGGGAAACTATTCTCGGTCTAGCCCCAGACGCAGACTTCCGCGCTTTCAGCTACGAACCAGCTCAGCGGCGTTACATCATATCGTCTGGTCCGGATCGAGGTAAGGGTCAATGGCTGATCGTCAATCAAGAGCAAGCGATTACACTTGGCGGTTCGCCTAGTGCGCCTAGCGACGGAGCGCCTCGTCCAGATGGTTCTGGTGGAGCTCCGCTGATCACTCTGCAGCCAGGTTGGAACTTGGTAGGTAATCCTTATCAGACATCGATTCAGTTGGGCCAAATCGTTGGATCCGCCGCTTCGAACTCGTCTGGAGCGTTCACGTTCGCTGAACTCGTGCAGCAGGGTCTTGTTTCCGGTTCACTCGCTTACTGGGATCAAGACACCGCTACTTACAAGTTTATCCAGAAGTCATCTGACTCAATGGAGCCTCAGCGAGGCTACTGGATCTACGTGTACTCGGCCCAAAATGTTGTGATTCGCTACCCAGCCGTCTTCACACCGTTCGCACGAAAGAGCAACGAGCCAACTTGGACACAGTCTGATAAGCAATGGCGGCTGCAACTCGCGGCTCGAACCAACGCTTCTGCGGACGATTTCAACTACATCGGTCTCGCCGGATCAGCGACCGTTGCGAAGAACAACGTGATTGAAGAGCCGCCGATCGCACCGATTGATGGGGCGATCAGTATGGCTGTCGAGAAAGAGGTCAATGGACAAGCTACTCGGCTTGCACAGTCTCTCTCTGACAAGGCAGGGCGACAGGAGTTCAAGGTCTCGGTGTTCGCAAAGGACGCAGGACCGGTAACGGTCACCTGGCCGAACCTGAGCACCATTCCGAAGAACATTCGAGTGCGCCTGGTAGACACCGCTACCGGAGAAACCCGTGACCTTCGAAAGGTCTCCGGATACCGATTCGACGCAACCAGTGCCAGCACACGAGAATTCAAGATTCAAGTGGAAACAGGAGCCGTTAGCCGAGCTGTGATCGGAAACGTCGTGGTCACTCGAAACAGTCGAAGCACTGGTGGAGACGCCTCGATTCGACTGACCTACAGCCTCGCTGCAGATGCGACAACGACGGTCAGAATCCTCAAAGCCAACGGTTCAGAGGTCATGACGATCAGCCGAGGGCGTGCCGACAAAGCCGGACAGAACGAGGTAGTTTGGAACCTTATGGACCAAGCAAACCGAGCTCAGCCTCCTGGCACCTACCGGGCAGAGATCGTCGCTGAAGGACAAGACGGCGAGCGAGTTCGCAAGATCGTTCCGATCGTCATCAGCCGATAA
- a CDS encoding ComEA family DNA-binding protein yields MENPNWRQVLASILGISVLGVIGYLGGARAKTTPNPAPNQKLQSFVGSAPSTQATPQPEAKGAEPKEAKKIVLDIGGAISKPGVYWLYEGARLDELVVLAGGLLPTADRERINLAQPLKDGSKVSIPFRQLPSSQNSTAAPMPSAPEGPDSSPNEPELPAQPRVVNINQATVAELEALPAIGHELAGRIVTYREGIGGFKSIEEVKQVRGIGEKLFEKIRPFLTL; encoded by the coding sequence ATGGAGAATCCGAACTGGCGACAAGTGCTCGCGAGCATTTTGGGCATCTCCGTTCTCGGCGTTATCGGCTACCTTGGCGGCGCGAGGGCGAAGACCACACCGAATCCCGCCCCTAATCAGAAGCTCCAAAGCTTTGTGGGCTCCGCACCGTCGACCCAGGCAACCCCTCAACCCGAGGCCAAGGGCGCCGAGCCGAAAGAAGCCAAAAAAATTGTTCTTGATATCGGCGGCGCGATCTCAAAGCCGGGAGTCTATTGGCTGTATGAAGGTGCACGGTTGGACGAACTAGTTGTCCTCGCGGGCGGTTTGTTGCCAACTGCGGATCGAGAGAGAATCAACCTGGCTCAGCCGCTCAAAGACGGTTCGAAGGTGTCGATCCCATTCAGGCAGCTCCCCTCCAGTCAGAACTCGACGGCCGCGCCGATGCCATCCGCTCCAGAGGGCCCAGATTCTTCGCCTAACGAACCCGAACTACCGGCTCAGCCAAGGGTTGTCAACATTAACCAAGCCACGGTGGCTGAGCTTGAGGCATTGCCGGCAATCGGGCACGAGCTCGCAGGCAGGATCGTGACTTATCGCGAGGGAATTGGCGGGTTCAAGTCCATCGAGGAAGTGAAGCAGGTCCGAGGCATTGGCGAAAAGTTGTTCGAGAAGATCAGGCCCTTTTTGACGCTATGA
- a CDS encoding phosphopentomutase: MRRAIVLVLDGCGAGEAPDAALFNDHDHPSTLKHVWEHCGGLTAPFLAGAGYFAAGGIETSVGLDGFHVEYGRLQEMSMGKDSVTGHWEMMGVHTKVAFPTYPNGFPSDLVTAFEERIGRMVIGNKAASGTAIISELAEEHIHTGSPILYTSADSVFQIACHEDHVPIEQLYEFCRIGREICSEPHNVQRVIARPFIGSKEAGFTRTERRKDFPLPAPANYIDGILDVFGIGVVPELFDGRGFRQVRRTQNNAEHEGMLWAALDSDARFIFANFEDFDMLYGHRNDPTGFGRAFEVFDVVLQKLLAKLTADDLLILTADHGNDPTTPSTDHSREFVPFSVIHRGSGVAELGDQQGLWQVGRRVTDWLGCSA; this comes from the coding sequence GTGAGAAGAGCTATTGTTCTGGTCCTGGATGGATGCGGGGCCGGCGAGGCTCCCGATGCCGCCTTGTTTAACGACCATGACCATCCGTCAACGCTTAAGCACGTGTGGGAACATTGCGGAGGGCTGACCGCTCCCTTCCTCGCGGGGGCTGGCTATTTTGCGGCGGGCGGTATCGAGACTTCCGTTGGCCTAGACGGCTTTCACGTAGAGTACGGGCGGCTCCAGGAGATGTCGATGGGAAAAGACTCCGTGACTGGACACTGGGAGATGATGGGCGTTCATACGAAGGTGGCCTTTCCGACCTATCCAAACGGGTTCCCTTCTGACCTCGTCACTGCCTTTGAAGAAAGGATTGGTCGTATGGTCATCGGTAACAAGGCGGCCAGTGGAACCGCGATCATTTCCGAGCTTGCCGAGGAACACATTCACACCGGCTCGCCAATCTTGTATACAAGCGCAGACAGTGTTTTTCAGATTGCCTGTCACGAAGACCACGTTCCGATCGAACAACTGTACGAGTTTTGCCGGATCGGCCGCGAGATTTGCTCCGAACCTCACAACGTTCAGCGGGTCATCGCTCGCCCGTTTATTGGGTCCAAAGAAGCAGGCTTTACTCGAACCGAACGAAGAAAAGATTTCCCACTCCCCGCACCCGCCAACTACATTGATGGGATCCTTGACGTGTTCGGGATCGGCGTTGTTCCGGAGCTGTTCGATGGCAGAGGTTTCCGGCAGGTAAGGCGCACTCAGAACAATGCCGAGCACGAAGGCATGCTCTGGGCAGCACTGGACTCCGATGCAAGATTCATCTTTGCGAACTTCGAGGACTTCGATATGCTGTATGGACATCGAAATGACCCAACAGGGTTTGGCAGAGCCTTTGAGGTCTTTGATGTTGTTTTACAGAAGCTCCTCGCTAAGCTCACGGCTGACGATCTGCTGATCCTGACAGCGGATCACGGGAACGACCCTACGACGCCTTCGACTGACCATTCTCGTGAATTCGTACCGTTTTCGGTGATTCATAGGGGATCAGGCGTAGCGGAACTAGGCGATCAACAAGGGCTGTGGCAAGTTGGCAGACGAGTGACAGATTGGCTCGGATGCTCAGCCTAG
- a CDS encoding NAD(P)-dependent oxidoreductase, protein MKKSTEIAFRLFADSVLLLISSIFGMLVGFAFGAEPGKTFGAYASQNILAPTSLLAICLPVFYFSGFYTKGRAYSTSYKPIFVLQVSAVAVMAWGFLLFMLGRNIESSRSLVMSTGVMAVVLAIGARIWSMVWIKVNHKVLPRHSASAASFDEYRPKSVLVIGGAGYIGSGLLKKLIDKGYRVRLVDAFMFGEEPIAAVAGHENLEIVRADFRQIDKIVESMRGMDAVVHLGAIVGDPACALDEDFTIEVNLMATQMIAECAKGFGIKKFIFASTCSVYGASDEVLNEKSQLNPVSLYARSKIACERILLEMQDDKFKPTILRFGTVFGLSGRTRFDLVVNLLTAKAIVDGKITVFGEDQWRPFVHVDDASLAVATALEAPLEVTGGETFNVGSDEGNYTLGDVGRLIQKFVPTAELIASGSDGDRRNYRVDFSKIKNQIGFKAQWSLEMGVKQVIEAFEQGKVSDYNAPQYSNVKLLSEEASSRGLMTEAQRLRNMVEEAAYDQGILRSN, encoded by the coding sequence ATGAAAAAATCTACTGAAATCGCGTTTCGTCTGTTTGCAGATAGTGTTTTGTTGCTGATTTCTTCCATTTTCGGAATGTTGGTTGGCTTTGCTTTTGGAGCGGAACCCGGGAAGACATTTGGTGCCTACGCTTCGCAAAACATTCTCGCGCCGACATCGCTTCTGGCTATCTGCTTACCAGTCTTCTACTTCTCGGGCTTTTACACAAAAGGTCGGGCATATTCGACAAGCTACAAGCCAATTTTCGTCCTGCAAGTTTCCGCTGTTGCTGTCATGGCGTGGGGCTTCTTATTGTTCATGCTTGGTCGTAACATTGAGTCGAGCCGAAGCTTGGTGATGAGCACAGGCGTGATGGCCGTCGTCCTTGCGATTGGTGCTCGAATTTGGAGCATGGTTTGGATCAAGGTCAACCACAAGGTTCTACCGCGCCATTCTGCAAGCGCCGCCTCATTCGATGAATACAGACCAAAGAGCGTGCTGGTTATCGGGGGAGCGGGCTACATCGGCTCAGGACTTCTGAAGAAGTTGATTGACAAAGGCTATCGAGTCAGACTGGTTGACGCCTTCATGTTTGGCGAAGAGCCAATTGCCGCAGTTGCAGGACACGAGAATCTCGAGATCGTTCGAGCCGACTTCCGGCAGATCGATAAAATAGTCGAGTCGATGCGCGGCATGGACGCGGTTGTTCACCTTGGTGCAATCGTTGGCGACCCTGCATGTGCTCTTGATGAAGACTTCACGATCGAAGTGAATCTGATGGCAACCCAGATGATCGCCGAGTGCGCGAAAGGATTTGGAATCAAGAAGTTTATCTTCGCTTCAACATGCTCCGTATATGGAGCTTCGGATGAGGTTCTGAACGAGAAGTCTCAACTCAACCCGGTTTCGCTTTACGCTCGATCCAAGATTGCGTGCGAACGAATTTTGCTTGAGATGCAGGACGATAAATTCAAACCGACAATCTTGCGGTTTGGAACCGTCTTCGGACTTAGTGGACGGACACGATTTGACCTCGTTGTCAACTTGTTGACGGCAAAGGCAATCGTTGACGGAAAGATCACCGTTTTCGGCGAAGACCAGTGGAGACCGTTCGTGCACGTGGATGACGCTTCCCTGGCCGTTGCTACCGCGCTTGAAGCTCCGCTTGAGGTCACTGGCGGCGAAACGTTCAATGTCGGCTCCGATGAAGGAAACTACACCTTGGGAGATGTCGGACGCCTGATCCAGAAGTTCGTACCGACCGCCGAACTGATTGCGAGCGGTAGCGATGGCGACCGACGCAACTACCGTGTCGACTTCTCGAAGATCAAAAACCAAATCGGATTTAAAGCTCAGTGGTCATTAGAAATGGGTGTCAAGCAGGTCATTGAAGCGTTCGAACAAGGGAAAGTCTCTGACTACAATGCACCACAATACTCGAACGTGAAGCTTCTGAGCGAAGAAGCGTCCTCACGCGGATTGATGACCGAGGCGCAACGGTTACGGAACATGGTTGAAGAAGCCGCCTACGACCAGGGCATCCTTCGGTCAAACTAA
- the xylB gene encoding xylulokinase, producing the protein MAKLLGIDIGTSGCKVLLIDEKGNILNQASAEYPISVPKPGWTEQNPDDWWVGVEKCLAEIDEKQPDAIGVTGQMHGSVFLDANGKVVRPALLWNDQRTVAECEQIEATVGSEHLKELTCNPALTGFQLPKLLWLRNHEPENYQQTHQVLLPKDYIRFKLTGAYATEVSDASGTGIFDVKNRKWSQPVADALGVDLGLFPKVYESDEVTGETIQLASLNAGIPVVGGGGDQAAAAVGTGAVEPGIISVSLGTSGVVFTSLPSSDHDQSGAAHTFCHANRGWHAMGVMLSCGGALRWYRDTLGGGRSYDEIAASASTSRPGSGLTFLPYLTGERCPHIDPAARAHFAGFGLESTRADFDRAVFEGLSFGLLGAFNLLKGLGASATEIRVTSGGSKSNFWVQMLADCFDAPCVRLAVDEGPAMGAAILAGVGIGVWPDVQTSCKEIIKINEEISPSGTDYSVAFARYGELYPAVKPWNGAK; encoded by the coding sequence ATGGCAAAGCTCCTCGGAATCGATATCGGCACATCAGGTTGCAAAGTGCTCCTCATTGACGAAAAGGGAAACATTCTCAACCAAGCCTCCGCCGAATATCCGATCAGCGTTCCCAAGCCAGGCTGGACGGAACAGAATCCAGATGACTGGTGGGTCGGAGTTGAAAAGTGCTTAGCCGAGATTGACGAGAAACAACCGGACGCAATCGGAGTCACCGGACAGATGCACGGCTCTGTATTCCTCGATGCAAATGGAAAAGTAGTCCGACCGGCACTACTGTGGAATGACCAGCGAACTGTTGCCGAATGTGAGCAAATCGAAGCAACTGTCGGTAGTGAGCATCTCAAGGAACTCACCTGTAATCCTGCGCTGACCGGGTTCCAACTTCCCAAACTGCTCTGGCTGAGGAATCACGAGCCGGAGAACTACCAGCAAACCCACCAAGTTTTATTACCCAAGGACTACATCCGGTTCAAGCTAACGGGAGCGTACGCCACGGAGGTGAGTGATGCGAGCGGCACGGGAATTTTCGATGTCAAGAACCGTAAGTGGTCGCAGCCAGTTGCCGACGCTCTCGGAGTCGATCTAGGCCTGTTTCCAAAGGTGTATGAGTCGGACGAAGTCACGGGTGAGACAATTCAATTGGCTAGCCTGAATGCGGGAATTCCTGTCGTTGGCGGTGGCGGAGATCAAGCAGCGGCGGCAGTAGGGACAGGCGCAGTTGAACCAGGAATCATTTCGGTCAGCTTGGGGACGAGCGGGGTTGTCTTCACGAGCCTGCCTTCCAGCGATCACGACCAGAGCGGCGCTGCGCATACTTTTTGCCATGCGAACCGAGGTTGGCACGCAATGGGTGTGATGCTCAGCTGTGGCGGAGCCTTGCGATGGTATCGAGACACGCTTGGCGGAGGACGGAGCTACGACGAAATCGCCGCAAGCGCGTCGACTTCACGACCTGGCTCGGGGCTGACCTTTTTGCCTTATCTAACGGGCGAGCGTTGTCCTCACATCGACCCAGCTGCCAGAGCTCATTTTGCGGGATTTGGGCTCGAAAGCACCCGTGCCGACTTCGATCGGGCGGTCTTCGAGGGCCTCAGCTTCGGCCTCTTGGGGGCGTTCAATTTGCTGAAAGGGCTCGGCGCAAGTGCAACCGAAATCAGGGTGACCAGCGGAGGGAGTAAAAGTAACTTTTGGGTCCAAATGCTGGCCGACTGCTTCGATGCGCCATGCGTCCGACTTGCCGTGGACGAGGGACCTGCAATGGGAGCGGCAATTCTCGCCGGAGTCGGGATTGGCGTCTGGCCAGACGTGCAGACATCATGTAAAGAAATTATTAAGATCAACGAAGAGATTTCGCCGAGCGGGACAGATTACTCGGTTGCTTTTGCTCGATACGGGGAACTTTACCCGGCAGTCAAACCTTGGAATGGGGCTAAATAG
- the coaE gene encoding dephospho-CoA kinase (Dephospho-CoA kinase (CoaE) performs the final step in coenzyme A biosynthesis.) yields MRIAVTGGIAEGKSTLLKLLAGMGFECVSADAAARDIFFDPSVQQDLSILLGIEGEVSPLLLRSMIASDDSLRREVNLLLHPQIMALVLQQSATFIEIPLLIETCLQSQFDAIWVAKCSTETKLSRLAERGIKEPSNQMFQVQFESEARLAFADCVFNTDLSIAETAEQLKKEVKSYGFPLVVSSE; encoded by the coding sequence ATGCGAATAGCGGTCACCGGGGGAATTGCCGAAGGGAAGTCCACACTTCTAAAACTATTGGCAGGAATGGGCTTTGAGTGCGTGAGCGCAGACGCTGCAGCCCGCGACATCTTCTTTGATCCGTCCGTTCAGCAGGACCTTTCGATTCTCCTGGGCATCGAAGGAGAAGTGTCACCGCTGTTACTGAGGTCTATGATCGCTTCTGATGATTCCTTGCGGCGAGAAGTCAATTTGCTACTCCACCCGCAAATCATGGCTCTGGTATTGCAGCAGAGCGCAACTTTTATTGAGATTCCACTGCTGATCGAGACCTGCCTGCAGTCGCAATTCGATGCGATTTGGGTAGCAAAATGCAGCACTGAAACAAAGCTATCAAGGCTCGCCGAACGAGGTATTAAAGAACCTAGTAATCAGATGTTTCAGGTTCAATTTGAGTCTGAAGCCAGGCTGGCATTTGCCGACTGCGTATTCAACACAGACCTTTCAATTGCCGAGACCGCTGAGCAATTGAAAAAAGAGGTGAAAAGTTACGGCTTTCCTCTTGTTGTTTCGAGCGAGTGA
- a CDS encoding S1 RNA-binding domain-containing protein codes for MRPAHISEKPMTVDENLTPAAEAEATAPVDAVVEASLTEPATAEVAPTEAEPAVAEVVEPAIEAVAPAEPVVEAAAVAEVPAPVAAPAVVAEAAPAAEGVTTKNDADLFEQYMNALDSGESEAAGDTTYKRLSKGDLIEATVIQVDNDRVFVNLGTKAEGVIPLAELAEQSLSSAIGHVNVDDKLLVVVLNPTGSDGNPTVSRKRAVFEEQWAKIIQAHEEGTTIEAPVIDRVKGGLVVDIGVRGFVPATHVGNGKLRNIDKYVGQPMKLKVIELERERKKVVLSNRLAEEETKGAAKEEVFKNIKVGDILDGTVRRLADYGAFVDLGGVDGLLHISEMSWARISHPKEMFKEGQDIKVMVLRLDQGVGKISLGHRQVLPDPWQLIKQNYKIGQTLKVNVGRLVTSGAFVKLEEGAEAFLPLSEMSYRRLKRPQDVVEDNQEVEVQVIDLRADERRMVLSMRALGGGGELRPGAGMDEEYRKPRTSGGPGGPRGGGRGGRGGGDDDSRRGIATGGATIGERLGMLKGLLKSGEESAESGE; via the coding sequence GTGCGTCCTGCGCACATTTCTGAGAAACCCATGACTGTCGATGAGAATTTGACGCCAGCCGCTGAAGCCGAGGCAACTGCCCCGGTGGATGCCGTTGTTGAAGCGTCCCTGACTGAGCCCGCGACTGCCGAAGTCGCCCCTACCGAAGCTGAACCAGCTGTTGCCGAAGTTGTTGAGCCTGCCATTGAGGCAGTTGCTCCTGCAGAGCCCGTTGTTGAAGCTGCAGCTGTTGCTGAAGTACCTGCACCTGTCGCCGCTCCTGCCGTTGTCGCAGAAGCCGCTCCAGCTGCTGAAGGTGTGACGACAAAGAACGACGCTGACCTGTTCGAGCAATACATGAACGCGCTCGATTCGGGCGAGTCGGAAGCTGCTGGCGATACGACCTACAAGCGACTAAGTAAAGGGGATCTCATTGAAGCAACCGTTATCCAAGTTGATAACGACCGAGTTTTTGTTAACCTTGGCACCAAAGCGGAGGGTGTGATTCCTCTCGCTGAGCTTGCTGAGCAGAGCCTTTCATCCGCAATCGGCCATGTCAATGTTGATGACAAGCTCCTGGTTGTCGTTCTGAACCCAACCGGTTCGGACGGAAACCCAACTGTTTCGAGAAAGCGAGCTGTGTTTGAAGAGCAGTGGGCCAAGATCATCCAGGCTCACGAAGAAGGCACCACGATCGAGGCTCCGGTTATTGACCGAGTCAAAGGTGGTCTAGTGGTCGATATTGGCGTTCGAGGCTTCGTTCCGGCAACTCACGTTGGGAACGGCAAGCTTCGAAACATCGACAAGTATGTCGGCCAGCCGATGAAGCTCAAGGTCATCGAGCTCGAGCGAGAGCGAAAGAAAGTTGTTCTTTCGAACCGACTGGCTGAGGAAGAGACCAAGGGTGCTGCTAAGGAAGAAGTCTTCAAGAACATTAAGGTTGGCGACATCCTTGACGGAACCGTTCGACGACTTGCTGACTACGGCGCGTTTGTCGATCTTGGCGGAGTTGATGGTCTGCTGCACATCTCAGAAATGAGCTGGGCGCGCATTAGCCACCCGAAAGAGATGTTCAAGGAAGGGCAGGACATTAAAGTCATGGTTCTTCGACTTGACCAGGGCGTTGGCAAGATTTCTCTCGGGCACCGACAGGTCCTTCCGGATCCTTGGCAGCTTATCAAGCAGAACTACAAGATCGGCCAGACCTTAAAGGTCAATGTTGGTCGTCTTGTCACGAGTGGCGCTTTTGTCAAGCTCGAAGAGGGTGCAGAGGCATTCCTTCCTCTTAGCGAGATGAGCTATCGGCGTCTGAAGCGACCACAGGACGTTGTTGAAGACAACCAAGAAGTGGAAGTTCAGGTCATTGATCTTCGGGCTGACGAGAGGCGAATGGTTCTTTCAATGCGAGCCCTCGGCGGCGGTGGCGAACTTCGCCCTGGCGCAGGCATGGACGAAGAGTATCGAAAGCCACGGACCAGCGGTGGTCCTGGCGGTCCAAGAGGCGGCGGGCGCGGCGGGCGCGGCGGCGGAGACGACGATTCCCGACGAGGAATCGCGACCGGCGGTGCAACCATCGGTGAGCGTCTGGGAATGCTCAAGGGTCTTCTCAAGTCCGGAGAGGAATCAGCAGAATCTGGCGAGTAA